Below is a window of Perca fluviatilis chromosome 14, GENO_Pfluv_1.0, whole genome shotgun sequence DNA.
AAAATTTAAGAACAAAATGGAGCAGGGGAGAGAGCGATAGATAGGctgacatgacacacacacacacacgccacccCCGACTTCTCCAAACTACATCCCACTGTTTATGATTTTTAATCGCATTTTTTGGAAGCGGGATTGTGCGCGGACACCATCTGCGGGCAGGGTTAATCTCATTTTAGTGGGGGTGTTTATTAGTGCATTGTTTGTTGATggttatttatttcattaatgTGCCTCTAATTGAGATGGCCGcgagagagaagaggggaaaGAGCGACTGAAAATGGTTGCACGTTATTGACGCACATCATAGGGGCGAGGAGGAAATTCCTCATGAGATAAGACGCAGACGTGTCATCTGGGTTGACCAAAGACACTCCTGTCGCCTTTTCTATAGCCAATGGAATATGTTTAGGGATCCTGGAATGCCCTATTTTTTCTAAATCCACCCAAAATGTCACACTTCTGAGAACGTGTGCAGAGTGGAAGTAGGTTGACATTGCTGGCTTGTCCTGTAAACAGGGATGTTGtgggcttttttttccccttttcttttcttttttcccccacataTTCTCTAAATCAAATAAATCTTAACTACATCCTGTCTTAAGAAATCCTTCTCGAGTTTAAAGCAGATAGATCATCtatggaagaaagaaaagagtcaATTCTGTTGAAATTCTTGTCGAAATTGAGTGACTTTGTGTAAGCGCCGGTGGTAATATCACAAAAACTAAACCTGAAAAGAATCACCTCTCTGTTGGAAAAAGTATCCCTCTACAGGTCCATCTACTTTCCGATACAAGACGATGATTTCACGTTGCAAAGAGGCTACTTATCTGGAACTCACTGTGCTAACAGGCGTGAAACACTGGCcctgtgtaaaaaataaaataaaaataaagagtcTGATGGTTTTGCTTCATTCAGACCTCTCTCTGCTTGTTGTGCTCAAGTAgtatcctcctcctcctcctcctcctcctcctcctcctcctcctccaccatcAATGCTGCTCTCCTCCCCATCtttgtacatactgtactgtacttgaAGGGGCACATACAGCCCATCCAGGTGGCTCTTGAGGAAGAGATTGTATGTGAGGGAGAAAGAGACCGAGGGAGAGAGAGTAAAAAGGGAGAGGAGCGTTAGCACCAATCAAGGCTTCTGATTGATATAATTGGGTCATTAGCGCGCTGCGGGAGAGGCACCTGCTTGCCCTCAGTTAGGGAGAAGCTACTGCATTGTGACATTTTGAGACTGTTGAGAGTTCTGCTGCCTGCTCGGGATTAGCGTGTATTTAGAGCATTAGGGTCCTACTTAAATAGTACGCCACTTGTGCCACTTGTATTGAGTTTGCAGGCCAGTTTCAAACTGACTCTTACAGTAAAAGGGGTGGACAGGTAGATGGTTCGCTTTTTCTTCTAAAACCAGAACCCCTCCCGTGTGCGTTTGGCCAAAATCGAAATCATCATATCGAAAGCAGAGCGAGCAAAGCGGGTCACAACACCAGCGGGTCAAGAAAAAGATAGAGCCGCAGCGGCGCGATCATCAAGAGATGGCGAGCAGAGGGAGCTGAAAGGTGAGTTAGAGAGGCTGAAGGTATTAAGGCGTCAGTATGCTCCAACAGTGTCTGAaacgtcctcctcctcctacacCTTTCCTATGTTCATCCGACAATTTCGGTAACTTTCTGGAATTTACAATCTGGTAAGCACGCCGCAGGTGGACAGGTCTGAGGAGATTAGAAAGGCCGTTTTAAACTTCGCTCAAGCTcaattttttcattcattatacAACTACTTTCGGCACTTTTTACGTGTGCAACCTAGTACAACACTATGAATGCATTCTAGGACAGTCTGCGCCGGATAAATGTGCGCCGTTATCCCCCTATTTAAATGATTATTCGCTCTCACCCTTCTCTATGACAGCGCTTCACCCTGCCATTCAGAACAGCTATGAACACTTCTGCATTCAATGTGGAGCACAAACTAGTTCTTTTTGAGCAGACGCTCACCTTTAGGCTCAGACGCCCTGACATAGAAAACCAAGTTATTTTCTAACCTTATACTGTACACGTACAGTCAAAGTGCCCTTGTGCAAGGTGCTTTGCCCAAATTACAAGCCCCGAGAGGTGTTGATTTAAGTATTGACACTCCCATAtacagtaggggtgggaatcaccagaggcctcacgatacgatatcatcacgatacgatattattgcgattttaaacatattgcaatattcccGAGATTTTTTGCAGTTTATTACCTtattcccaatttcaaattacgtccccaaaaggaaactttgtcaacatctgttttatcttaaagagatacatttctctgcctgttcatctcactttaattttattgctgcaaaatgggattgtcatgcagacaaactgaccaacgcATAGATAATAATacatccatacttggcgtctgtgtatcgatacagtattgccaagAAAAATATGGCGATACTATCGATTTCTTTCCGCCCACccctaatatacagtatataccggTATATAATAAAAGTGTAATTGAGTGTGCCTGGAGCAAGGTTTTACTAAGAAAGAGAACACATGCTCCTCAAATTTCCCCAGGGTAAATAAAGAATCAACCGGTGTTAACAGTTTCTATTTTTCTCTATAGGTGTTCACATGTCTGATACATGTGATACACATATTACACAAGGAGGTCACGGTGTAGGGTCAGCATCCCCGGGGCTTGTGGGTAGTTGgcgtcttgctcaaggacacttcagaGGAAGCGGGTGCTTATTGCTGATTGAagggtttgattttttttctttaaaaaaatacaaaaatccaAATTAGATCATTATTCGACAGCTTTCAGGGCACATTTGGTTTTtggattataaaataaaaacagcatgtAGGCGTTTGTTTCACCTGTGGGATGCATGATTGCCCCTTCCTTTGTTTTTATCTCTCAGCCCCTGCAGGTGGTCTTCAGAGTGCACAGATAAGCCTATCAGAgtgaaaacaaatccagtgaTTTGATTATGACATTTGCATGCTCCGAACCAATTCTTCTTTTAAGGCCTCTATCCTGTAATCCTGAATCAGACGAGTCAGTCAGCGCCTCCGCTCATTGGTTTAGACACAGCACGGCCTGCATGACTTGGAGCGAGAGCCTCGTTACTCTGCCGAGATGCTGTGATGTTTCCAGCGTTCAGATTCACTCGCTCAGATCTGGCACCGCCACGGCAATCCCACTTCGGCGCTGCGCGACTGCGGGGAAGTGTCGGCTCATGTTCTCCGCTGGAGGAGGAATTCATTCAGAAAGAGCAGGAGCAACAGCTTGAGAGGAGATTGAGAGTGGAGGCAGAGTtaagaggagaagaaaggagGTAAGGTTAGTCAGGAAGAAACGGAAAAAAAGCAGTAGGATAGTGTTAAATTAACAGAAGTAGAGCGGGAGATCTAGCAAAAGCGGAGGGCAGATTAGAGTATATGACTGAATGTATCATTTTCACAACTTCTCCTTCATCTGGTTCACAAAATACATATCAAAAAGGCCAATATATTGCTATTTCAAggacattttttccccccaaaacagCACTGCAACTACAATGCCTGTAGTTTTGATTTCAAGGCACAAGTGAGTCCTTTGATAGCAATATTCCTTCCATTGTCAGACCAAAACGATACACAAAAGTTTCTGTACAAAGAATCCACCAGTCACATCTTTACAGTTAGTGGTGGAGGCACAGTGGGAGACTTTCCCCCTTATCACTGCTGAAGATGAAGGGAgggtgtgagccagacaaagTTGGAGCTAAGCAGGGAGTGAAGCAAGGGGTTCAGGGAAAGGTGAAATAAAGGAAATGAATACCGTCTGTGGGGAAGTTCGCCACGTGAGCACGCGATAAAAACATCAGGACCAAATAATACTGTACCACACAGAGAGCGGAcgccccctctcttcctccctcaatCGCTCATCTTCTCTTTCatatgcatttctttttctttttttttttgcggccAATTCTCTCATACACCCACTTATCCCCGAAGGACACATCACCTCTCACACGCTTCATCACATGAGAGTTCAAGTAATACAGCTGGAAGAAAGGTACACTTGTAAGGATTCACTgaagtacacacacaaagacatacacaGCCTCCAGATACACAGTTTACTTTATGCCCTAAGGCCCAGGCCAGAGACCTTGGAGATGCCTATTTTTAGGTACATGGAGAAGGACATgcgcaacaaacacacacatacaggcaccGATAAGAACACAGAGGTAGTAGTGGTCTGTACTCTATTCCCTATTCAGCATCCCTGCAGGCCAGGGTCCTCAACCACCCAAGGGGgtcacaaaataaattgtagcGGTTGTAATATGGTTAACAAGgttggaaagaagaaaaaacaaacctaTTAATGCTACAGAAATTGATGCTTATTTTTCTGTCTCCTTCCTTTTTCCTTGTAAAATACAGCAGCCCTCCTTTAACTATATAGAAATGAAACAACTTAAGAAGGGCAAATCACACTCTTACGATCCACAGACTTAATCATGCAAACTGCGCGAGGGGTTGTAAGTAGGTACTGCTTGGCTATAAAAGCTAAAAAGCCAAAAACACTcatatctctcacacacacacacacacacacacacacacacacacacacacacacacacacacacacacatacattaaaaaACTAAGTGAAAGGTGATCACacccttatttatttttgatgtgTAGCATTCTGGCATGTACAAACATGCATAtagccttcaaaataaaactgtacCACTCAGTggatatttacacaatgacatcaaaaccccccaaaaataaaCTTGTCTGAACATATCACGCTCCTACTTTCTCAGCAACGGTTTATCACGGATGTGATGTATGACTCACCAACCTCCCCTCTTTCCCTCTACACACACCTTGTGACACAAGAGGAGCAATAATTATCAGTATTTAaacaatgcagtttttttttgttgggttgggctaaaaaaagaaagtttgcATAATTGATCTCTGTCATGAAAACTAATATCCAGTTAAGGTAATTCAGTACTTTACATCAGTTATCTCAGTGTCCCCAAAGTTAGACTGTAATTACTGTAATGACAAAATCATGGCAATGTGTAACACAACAAGGACATGCTTTTAAGCTGTCATTACTGTGCGAATTGCAATGATGTTAAACTGGTGAACGCACACTGCAAATTTCAGGGTCAGAGAAAaagcaggagaaaaaaaatctgtaaaagaGCAGTTTAAATccactttaatatatttttttctctctccatacTTGTTGTATCCAGTATCAGTGTGCATCTTACATCAAGACTGACTATGATTTAGGTGGATTACATTTGCACCTCACATCAAAAATGCTTTCCGTGATGATCTTTTAAAATCGGATCTATCCTTCTCTCACAAAACTGCATGCATCTCTTCTTCATACATCCTTTAAACTTGACAGTTAACACCTTGTTGGGCACCTGCACAATCTATTTGGTTGCATTTGCATTTTTGCATTGAAATTGCATCCAGAAATACCTCAAATCTCCAGATTGGGAATTAATTGCCTTTGTTAGTTAAGCGGACAAATGTGTCTTCGACCGTGTCCGGAGGTGGTTTAGGTGAATGGTTCTTCACTGCTTTTCTTGGTTCATTAAAACCTGGGTTTCGTGTGCATCTGCTCCACCTGATTCCAATCTGATTTGTGTCCCTCAGTCGCCCCAACCCCCTTTCCTTGCATCCATTGCTGCACCTTATCTCCTTCTCTCCATCTATccaaattttctttattggcatgacaggGCCGGTGGTTGGCGACAGCCACCGTCACGGTGGAACAATGCGTTGTGATGGTGATATTCATATGATAATGCCATCAGACTTAACACTACTGCAGACACATTGAGATACCCAGTGTCCCTTTTTCTATCTTTCCCctttctgtatctctctctgtctggatGTATTGACTTTTTCAAATGATTTTTAAATCTCTTGTTCTCGCTTCATGTTATGCCCCAGCCTGCCACTCCACCACTCTGatttttctcccattctctGTTCCAGCATGTCTATCTCTTTAcccgattttttccccccccttttCCCCTCAACACCATGCTGGCAATCGCATTAAATCATTTTCTTTCACATGGCTtctgacaatgtttttttttaatgctgccCAGTTTTTAACTGCACTgtatgtttctctctgtctctctttctttccctctgtctGCCTCCTTTCTCATTTCTGCTCTTCGCCATGTTGGCAGGGCCCAATCTACCAGCTGATATCAGCATTCCCTGGCACTCTGCCAACTGGCAACACtgcaggagagaaagaaagagagagggagagaatgaAAGAAAATTAGTGAATAATAGACGGAGGGAGGGAGCGAGCgagagaatgagagggggaTGGGAGGAGTATGAATCaaggaaagaaagacagaggggaaaggaagacagagagagaaagaacaatAATGGTGGATTAAGAAaggactgtctgtgtgtgtgtgtgtgtgtgtggtgtgtgtgtgtgtgtttatgtgattGATATGGTGTGATATCCCTGTGAGTCATAGCTGAGCTAAAATGTCAACCGGCTACATAAGAATCTCTGTCATCCAGGCTCAgtgacacgcacgcacatacgcAAATCCAGCTGatcacataaacacatatgTGACCATACCGCCACGTGAACACAAATATGGGCGACACACCTGCGAACACAGATGTTCCATTGTTTTGCCACAATGATTGATgaccttttgttttgttgtgggcGCCTCTGCTGCTTCTCAACTCCACCAAATGATGGACGAAAACAGCCGATGTGCATAAATCCATTCTAACTGCTGTGCACTCGAAATATTTGGGTGTGTGAGCGTGCTTGCCAAAATGCTTGTGTGTTCAATATGCTGTATATCACACTTTACATTTCAGCTGACTCTGTTATCTGGGTTGATGGTTGCAGTTCAGTCAACACAACAGTAGAATAAGCTTACATTTGTACATTACTTAAACAAGTGACCATGACTAAGCAGTGTATGGGCCAAAGCACCACACCCAGGTTGTAAATTTAACAAATAGCGTTGTGCAGAAGTGcatgcatactgtacatgagtgtgtgtgagtgtgcatgttTGTATACAGTCctgatttaagaaaaaaaatgctgctACTGTATGAGTGCACAGGAAGGGTGTGTGGGGAAGTCAAAACATTGCGCGCCCATCCTGTTTGGGACAGTCCATGTCCTGTGGTGGTGCCCTTAactcctgaacacacacacacacacacacacacacacacacacacacacacacacacacacacacacacacacacacacacacacacacacacatacacacacgctaaTCATCCCATATGTGCTAACAGTATGCTGGAGTGCATTGTGAACACATGCAGGAGGCAGAACAGGTGCACACCTGTTACACATTTAAGCGCATGCATACACCTACACAGACTGAAGAGTAAATGAAGATCAAATAAAGATTTGCTTTGTACTTAACATTTACATGcattaaaacacattcaaaacGCTGCTGGTATCAATATGCGTTTGATTTTCTGCTATTAGCATTTATGATGGAATACATTCAAAGAGTCTTGGTGGAAATTAGTTTTTATCCTGTTTGACAAAAATCTGCTACATGCAGTTCCTCGCTCAATATTTCAAATAAAAGCATTTATGCCTACATTGACACTAATATTGCTAATTTAGTAAAATAAAGTCTTTAGTCAGATAATAGCTTCAATAATGTGCTAAAATGCATTAACATTGGCTGCAATTTAATTTCAAGCTAGATTTTTGATTTAAGTTTCTAATCatgcagggttttttttttgcttgcttTTGTCCCCAGAAAATTAAAGGAGGAGGCTGCCACAGAAGTGTGTCCCCAGTCAGCCGAGACACTAGAGAATGGCATAACATCACACACACTTCTGGTAATTCTCTACTGTTTTCATATGCATTCACCCATCCAGACATATGAACTTGTTAGGCAAACTAAAACCATTTGTGTTACGTCTACTTCTTGGCCTTTTTCCAGATCTGGTCAAGGTTATGTTACAGTTAAAGATAATTATGCACAACATGCAAATTTAACCTTTCCTCTAGGTTTTTAAAGTTGTAACTCCTCCGAAGTCACCAGTTCCACTCacaatctgtctctctctccttctccttgtgTTTTGCGTTTATAGAGAATGGATTCTCCGCcagagtgtgtgttgtctctttcTTGTGAGCAGCCCCAGTCTCCCCCAACACTGCCATCCCTGGACCACAGCCCCCAGGCCTCTTTTCCTCACACCCAGTTCTCTCTACCCAACAGCCCTGTTGTCCTGCCAATTCACAGCCCTGAACCTTCCCCTCAGAGCCCAGACACCACGCCttatttccccctctctcccttcccccTCCACGGGGACAACAATCACCACGATGTTGATGAAGAAGATGATGCAGAAGGCCTGGATGGAGTTCCTCCGTCCCCAACCCCAGCAGTGGCTCTTTTCCCAGGAGGAGGGGGACAAGAAGCTGCATGCAGCCCTTGTTTGGACTCCTCTCCACCAGCCACACCATCAGCCCCAATCCTGGGGTTTGGAGCCCTGGAGCTGGCCCTCTCATCTGGGCAGAGTGGAAACTGCAACGACGAGCTAGACCTCCAGCTGTTCCAGAAAGATACTGTTACCAGGGCGATACCTGGAGTGGGAGGGGCTTCACCAGGGCCTGCGCTCAGGTTTCCCTGTCATGTATGCGGAAAGAGATTCCGATTTCAAAGCATTTTGTCTCTTCATGCCCGAGCTCACAGTCTGGACCGAGACCGCCGAGCTTCAGCTCTATACCGGACTGGACTCCCCTCAGCACCCCTGAAGCAGCACCTCAAAATTCAACAGAACCACAAAGACTTAATCCAGAATCACAGAAGTCACCCAAACCAGCGTATACTGCCAGGGACTCTCATTCAACATCTCACAGAAGAGGATGTTAATGGTGAGGTCAAAGGTCTAGAAAACGGCctacagacagaccagaacccAAACTTTTTACTGGATGACAGCACACCATTGACCCCTCCACTTACAGAGGACCCTGTTTCTGTGACCCCTCCCTATTCTTCTACAATTGGGGAGGGTGCATCTACTCCTATAGCACCTACGTTTCGCTGCCATGCCTGCAAAGGAAAATTCCGTACGGCTTCGGAGTTGGCGCGCCATGTCCGCATTCTTCACAACCCGTATAAATGCACTCTTTGTCCTTTCTCTGCCAGCCAAGAAGAGAGCCTGGCATCCCACTTGCAGGAGTGCCACCCTCCCCCTGAGGTACCTGCTCTGCCACCAGCCTTCAATTCAAGGGGCATCATTACAACTCCTGATACTCCTGTGCCCACCCCGACCCATACCCCAGCTCCAACCCCAAGTACAGCACAGGTGACAGCAGCAGCTACAGCGGCTGCATCCCCGGCACTGCCAGCATTTCGCTGCGATACTTGTGGGCAGCGGTTTACCCAGTCTTGGTTCCTCAAAGGACACATGCGAAAGCACAAGGACTCCTTGGACCATAAGTGCCAGGTTTGTGGCCGTGGCTTCAAAGAGCCTTGGTTCCTCAAAAACCACATGAAAGTACATCTCAACAAGCTTGGGCTGAAGGCAGGACTGGGGCCCCTTGGGGGACCAGGAGGTGCAGAGCAGCAAGCCAAAGGCTCTGCTAATAATCAGTCTCTCAATGCCCTATATTCGAGCCTCCTTCTCGCCCAGCAAAGAGGTGGTAGAGGTGGACAAGGAAgatcagagagagaaagtggaggAAGAATGGGCATGGGTTCAAGCAAGTCAGCCATTCTGGGCTACCTCGGGTTGCCCAATGATGGCAGTGGGGCCAGCTGCATGGAGAGACTTCAAGCAGTGGCTCAGGTGGCGGAGATGGGaaatggtggtggtggtggcggcATTGGCGGCTCAGGAGTAGGGGACccaggaagaggagggggagcAACCAGAGGAGGGGGCACAGGTGAGACTACCACATCAATTTCAGAAGGAGGAGACCAGGCAACTTGGTGGCAGCTGGTGGCTCGCAGCCTGGCAGTAgctcaacagcagcagcaacagcaacagcagcagcagcagcagcagcagaggtcCCACCAGCGAGGCCAGCAACAAGGCCAGCGAGGCACAGGTCGGAGCTCGGTGATCACAGAGGCCGAACAAGTCAGAGCCTACCTTGGAGGCCTGGATCCAAGAGAAGAGTCTGGTGGAGCAGGAGGGCCATGGGAATGCCCAGACTGTGGAAAGCTATTCCGCAGCCTGCAGCAGGTGGTGGTTCATGCTCGTGTTCACACTCAGAGGCCCCAGAAAGGAGGTGGTGGCGAAGAGGAGGGGAGTGGTAGTCGCAGAGGATCAGGGCTAGGAAGACGAGGTAGCGGTGAAGTGAGGCAGGAATCTCAGCTACACAGTAGTGGATCCCAACAAACCGGAGATGTGAGACAGGAATCAAAACTGCACAGTGGTGGATCACATCAAGCAGGAGGATCTGCGGGGTTTCACTCTATCATCTCAAGCCTCAAAGGTACAATCACATGCTCTTTTCTCTATTTCGTTTGTTTGCTCACATGTAATGGTGTTATTATCACAAGAGTATATTATTTTCATACTGTTTTTGTGTTGCAAATAGAAGCTCACTTGGGGCCATTCACACTGAGCTGTTATCTTTACATTTCTCTCCACTTGCAGGAGAAAATGGCTTGACAGCAGTCTCCTCCATACCTTCAGTTCCCACCAGGGAGCGAGTGCGTGGTAGAGGGATAAAAGACTGCCCCTACTGTGGTAAAGCCTTCCGCTCTTCACACCATCTCAAAGTGCACCTGAGAGTTCACACAGGTGAGAAACTGCTGTGAGTTTAACAAAccacatttacttttttaaccTTTAAAAATCCCTGGAAAGGTTTCATTGAGCATCCTCGCTTTAGCAGCGCtagctttttccttttttacacATTCACCCCAGAGAGCTGGCCAGTGCTAATCATAGCCCTCTACTGCAGGCAACCGAGCAGCCCCACTGGAGCAACTCctggttaagtgccttgcttgAGGGTATGTTAACAGTagtttttgaggaaaaaaatcaAGCCACTCCAGGGATTAAATTTGGTTAAATTTTAGTAAAAGGCTCACATCTCTCACTAGTCAGTAAACTCACCTTCAACAAAGCTACAGAAAACTTTTAAATAGTactcttttttttccaaaatgatcTAATAAATTGATTTGGCCAACTCTAAATTGTGCAAAATTAATATGGTTtggcatagtttttttttttagataaagtATATTGATTCCCACGTAAACACCATGACAAGGTGTAAATATGCTTACAGATTTCTCcatgatcatttattttcctttaatCTTTCTGAGATTCACATTCTGTAATCTTGTTGTGAATCTGTAATTGTTCTCCTTAATTTAGCTCAaatcattcaacataattctaACTAAAGAACAGGACACTCCAGCAGACTCTTTTCCcagacttaaaaaaataaacaaaaatgaaaaaaaaacttgtactGAATTTCTGGTGATAAGTCAGTAGGACTGTAATGAAAATTGGGAACTCTCACagcactcactcacactcttaATTAATGATCCATATTCATAAGACTTTATCAGCATGACTCATTgccattgcttttttttattatttgccttcttCACTTGATGCATTTGATCAAAATTAAGACCCATCTTCCATTTTTCTGAGATGCCACCATTCGCCAGCAACTGGTAACTGGAGCACATCCAAGTCTTTCCAGCAAGACAGTGCCTAAAATGCATTCAATGAAATCCATTTCATATTGCCATTATGAAAAATCGTCTATAGCTGAAAGGACCTATCACATCACAGCTGTATTAATCATGATAACGTACAGCTTTTTTTCTAATGCACTATTGCTTCTCTGTGCCATCAAGTGATTACCACATGGTCAGTAATTCAAGTGAAGGCATCAAATTATAATAATACTCTCTTGATATTACCGTCCTCTTGAGATTATTGCCCCTCGAGATTTCTATCCCATTCTTTTTTGCTTCAGCAACATCAAATTGTTCATACTTTTGCATGTACATCTGCATTCATCAATAGAGCTGTGTTCTTTGTGTGttcatttttttcctcttgtGAATaagatcatttacatttttcatatGTAATGCATTTCCTGCTGTTGATATGCCTCCAGCATGATGCCCCAATCTCTTTATCCCTCCCAGCAGTGTAACTTTGTAGTGTAATCAGTGATGGAATACTGCCATCTCCCTTCAAAATGAGTAACTACATCTCCCACTCACCACTGTTTGAAAGACCGTGCAAGTTATTTTGCAAGTTACTGCTCaccattttttaaagaaatgctctAGTGTTTCAGATTTCTTTGTCTGACTCAGGCAGACAGCCATTGTCTTCTATTCATTCACTATGGTAAACACATATTTAGGCTATATCAATTTGCAGGCTCTTGAAACGTGCCATGTGTAATCCATCACAGGCAAGGTTGATAAATATATAGCCAATTCTATATTGTTTTTTCTGCAAAGGTTATCTTATAAAATGGCTAGCC
It encodes the following:
- the znf219 gene encoding zinc finger protein 219 isoform X3 produces the protein MDSPPECVLSLSCEQPQSPPTLPSLDHSPQASFPHTQFSLPNSPVVLPIHSPEPSPQSPDTTPYFPLSPFPLHGDNNHHDVDEEDDAEGLDGVPPSPTPAVALFPGGGGQEAACSPCLDSSPPATPSAPILGFGALELALSSGQSGNCNDELDLQLFQKDTVTRAIPGVGGASPGPALRFPCHVCGKRFRFQSILSLHARAHSLDRDRRASALYRTGLPSAPLKQHLKIQQNHKDLIQNHRSHPNQRILPGTLIQHLTEEDVNGEVKGLENGLQTDQNPNFLLDDSTPLTPPLTEDPVSVTPPYSSTIGEGASTPIAPTFRCHACKGKFRTASELARHVRILHNPYKCTLCPFSASQEESLASHLQECHPPPEVPALPPAFNSRGIITTPDTPVPTPTHTPAPTPSTAQVTAAATAAASPALPAFRCDTCGQRFTQSWFLKGHMRKHKDSLDHKCQVCGRGFKEPWFLKNHMKVHLNKLGLKAGLGPLGGPGGAEQQAKGSANNQSLNALYSSLLLAQQRGGRGGQGRSERESGGRMGMGSSKSAILGYLGLPNDGSGASCMERLQAVAQVAEMGNGGGGGGIGGSGVGDPGRGGGATRGGGTGETTTSISEGGDQATWWQLVARSLAVAQQQQQQQQQQQQQQQRSHQRGQQQGQRGTGRSSVITEAEQVRAYLGGLDPREESGGAGGPWECPDCGKLFRSLQQVVVHARVHTQRPQKGGGGEEEGSGSRRGSGLGRRGSGEVRQESQLHSSGSQQTGDVRQESKLHSGGSHQAGGSAGFHSIISSLKGENGLTAVSSIPSVPTRERVRGRGIKDCPYCGKAFRSSHHLKVHLRVHTGERPYKCPHCDYAGTQSGSLKYHLQRHHREQRNALSASSNSSSSGLTSTIHSLTSGTSGLAKQRRSQLNHCPVSRGPTDPTSQPGQQSWLLGVPDQREHRKALAALRDVDLETQYRYLSGVMGALYQGGMEGGWIRESPPPKAPKVSRRKPLTTSRMVQSSSDKEGPALSTQEGGFEPLDLSRRPSPGLGGVEEDGGMSVGEGGGVGGGDGGGDSSTGIKLSQCLFCPFRTSSAELMAMHLQVNHTSKSRRKRAPSTALDDDGAPKATKPRMDQSDLDSLTIWRHVTEAESQAPLGEWSSMQTKTLNGLSPATDDHLDDILDHPDVASVSKNVRDRLALKGTMEGDEEEQEDELEDILENSSLEDSEDQDLRMSLALSPALSSNHMVGEEERVLTD